The following proteins are encoded in a genomic region of Pseudomonas sp. Os17:
- a CDS encoding efflux RND transporter permease subunit codes for MTPASKGSFNLSEWAIRHQSFVWYLMFVALLMGVFSYLNLGREEDPSFTIKTMVIQTRWPGATQEETLKQVTDRIEKKLEELDSLDYVKSYTRPGESTVFVYLRDTTSAKDIPEIWYQVRKKINDIRGDFPQGLQGPGFNDEFGDVFGSIYAFTADGLSMRQLRDYVEQVRAEIREVPNLGKVEMVGEQDEVIYLNFSTRKLAALGIDQRQVLQSLQAQNAVTPAGVIEAGPERISVRTSGQFASEKDLATVNLRLNDRFYRLADIADISRGYVDPSTPLFRFNGQPAIGLAIAMKKGGNIQDFGKALHARMDELTADLPIGIGVHKVSDQAEVVQEAVGGFTSALFEAVIIVLVVSFISLGVRAGLVVACSIPLVLAMVFVFMEYSGITMQRISLGALIIALGLLVDDAMITVEMMVTRLEKGESKEQAATFAYTSTAFPMLTGTLVTVAGFVPIGLNASSAGEYTFTLFAVIAVAMLVSWIVAVLFAPVIGLHILSSNVKPHSEEPGRVGRAFNGGLLWAMRNRWWAIGITVLLFAASVFGMRFVQNQFFPSSDRPEILVDLNLPQNASINETRLAVDRLEATLKDDPDIERWSTYIGEGAIRFYLPLDQQLQNPYYAQLVIVSKGLEQRTALTERLRKRLREDFVGIGSYVQALEMGPPVGRPIQYRVSGKDIDQVRKHAIDLATELDQNPHIGEIIYDWNEPGKVLRIDIAQDKARQLGLSSEDVARLMNSIVSGSTVTQVHDDIYLINVVGRADDNERGSPETLQNLQIVTPSGTSIPLLAFATVGYELEQPLVWRRDRKPTITIKAAVRDAIQPTDLVKQLKPTIDRFAASLPAGYSVATGGTVEESGKAQGPIAKVVPLMLFLMATFLMIQLHSVQKLFLVASVAPLGLIGVVLALVPTGTPMGFVAILGILALIGIIIRNSVILVTQIDDYEREGYHPWDAVLEATHHRRRPILLTAAAASLGMIPIAREVFWGPMAYAMIGGIIVATLLTLLFLPALYVAWYKIKEPSQDTPRPTAM; via the coding sequence ATGACCCCTGCCAGCAAAGGAAGCTTCAACCTCTCCGAATGGGCGATCAGGCATCAGTCCTTCGTCTGGTACCTGATGTTCGTCGCGTTGCTGATGGGGGTGTTTTCCTACCTGAACCTGGGGCGCGAGGAAGACCCGTCCTTCACCATCAAGACCATGGTCATCCAGACCCGCTGGCCCGGCGCGACCCAGGAAGAAACCCTGAAGCAGGTCACCGACCGCATCGAGAAAAAACTCGAAGAACTGGATTCGCTGGACTATGTGAAAAGCTATACCCGCCCCGGCGAGTCGACGGTGTTCGTCTACCTGCGCGACACCACCAGTGCCAAGGACATTCCCGAGATCTGGTACCAGGTGCGCAAGAAGATCAACGACATCCGCGGCGACTTTCCCCAGGGATTGCAGGGCCCGGGCTTCAACGATGAATTCGGCGATGTGTTCGGCTCGATCTATGCCTTTACCGCCGACGGCCTGAGCATGCGCCAGCTGCGTGACTACGTGGAGCAGGTACGCGCCGAGATCCGCGAAGTGCCGAACCTGGGCAAGGTGGAGATGGTCGGCGAGCAGGACGAAGTCATCTACCTGAACTTTTCCACGCGCAAGCTGGCGGCCCTGGGCATCGACCAGCGCCAGGTCCTGCAAAGCCTGCAAGCGCAGAACGCGGTGACCCCGGCCGGGGTGATCGAGGCCGGGCCGGAGCGGATCTCGGTGCGCACTTCCGGGCAGTTCGCCTCGGAGAAGGACCTGGCCACGGTCAACCTGCGGCTCAATGACCGCTTCTATCGCCTGGCCGACATCGCCGACATCAGCCGCGGCTACGTCGACCCTTCCACGCCGCTGTTCCGCTTCAACGGCCAGCCGGCCATCGGCCTGGCGATTGCCATGAAGAAGGGCGGCAACATCCAGGACTTCGGCAAGGCCCTGCATGCGCGCATGGATGAGCTGACCGCCGACCTGCCGATCGGCATCGGCGTGCACAAGGTGTCCGACCAGGCCGAGGTGGTGCAGGAGGCGGTGGGCGGCTTCACCAGTGCCCTGTTCGAGGCGGTGATCATCGTCCTGGTGGTGAGCTTCATCAGCCTCGGGGTGCGCGCCGGGCTGGTGGTGGCCTGCTCGATCCCGCTGGTGCTGGCCATGGTCTTCGTGTTCATGGAGTACAGCGGCATCACCATGCAGCGGATCTCCCTGGGGGCCTTGATCATCGCCCTGGGGCTGTTGGTGGACGACGCCATGATCACCGTGGAAATGATGGTCACGCGCCTGGAAAAGGGCGAGAGCAAGGAGCAGGCGGCGACCTTCGCCTACACCTCCACCGCCTTCCCGATGCTCACCGGCACCCTGGTCACCGTGGCCGGTTTCGTGCCCATCGGCCTCAACGCCAGCTCCGCCGGTGAGTACACCTTCACCCTGTTCGCGGTAATCGCCGTGGCCATGCTGGTGTCGTGGATCGTCGCGGTGCTGTTCGCCCCGGTGATCGGCCTGCATATCCTCAGCAGCAACGTCAAACCCCACTCCGAGGAGCCGGGCCGCGTCGGCCGGGCCTTCAATGGCGGCCTGCTGTGGGCCATGCGCAACCGCTGGTGGGCGATCGGCATCACCGTGCTGTTGTTCGCCGCCTCGGTGTTCGGCATGCGCTTCGTGCAGAACCAGTTCTTCCCGTCTTCCGACCGGCCGGAAATCCTGGTGGACCTCAACCTGCCGCAGAACGCCTCGATCAACGAGACCCGCCTGGCCGTGGACCGCCTGGAAGCGACCCTCAAGGACGACCCGGACATCGAGCGCTGGAGCACCTACATCGGTGAAGGCGCGATCCGTTTCTACCTGCCCCTGGACCAGCAACTGCAGAACCCCTACTACGCCCAGCTGGTGATCGTCAGCAAGGGCCTGGAGCAGCGCACGGCCCTGACCGAGCGTTTGCGCAAGCGCCTGCGCGAAGACTTCGTCGGCATCGGCAGTTACGTGCAGGCCCTGGAAATGGGCCCACCGGTGGGGCGGCCGATCCAGTACCGGGTCAGCGGCAAGGACATCGATCAGGTGCGCAAGCACGCCATCGACCTGGCCACCGAACTGGACCAGAACCCGCACATCGGCGAGATCATCTACGACTGGAACGAGCCCGGCAAAGTGCTGCGCATCGACATCGCCCAGGACAAGGCGCGCCAGCTTGGGCTGTCCTCGGAGGATGTGGCGCGGCTGATGAACAGCATCGTCAGCGGCTCCACCGTGACCCAGGTACATGACGACATCTACCTGATCAACGTGGTCGGCCGCGCCGACGACAATGAACGCGGCTCCCCGGAAACCCTGCAGAACCTGCAGATCGTCACCCCCAGCGGCACGTCGATTCCGTTGCTGGCTTTCGCCACCGTGGGCTACGAGCTGGAGCAGCCGCTGGTGTGGCGTCGTGACCGCAAGCCGACCATCACCATCAAGGCCGCGGTGCGCGACGCGATCCAGCCCACCGACCTGGTCAAGCAGCTGAAACCGACGATCGACCGCTTCGCCGCCAGCCTGCCGGCCGGCTACTCGGTGGCCACCGGCGGCACCGTGGAGGAAAGCGGCAAGGCCCAGGGCCCGATCGCCAAGGTGGTGCCGCTGATGCTGTTCCTCATGGCGACCTTCCTGATGATCCAGCTGCACAGCGTGCAGAAGCTGTTCCTGGTGGCCAGCGTGGCGCCCCTGGGACTGATCGGCGTGGTCCTGGCCCTGGTGCCCACCGGCACGCCCATGGGCTTTGTGGCGATCCTCGGGATCCTCGCGCTGATCGGCATCATCATCCGCAACTCGGTGATCCTGGTGACCCAGATCGATGATTACGAGCGCGAGGGCTATCACCCCTGGGACGCGGTGCTGGAAGCCACCCACCACCGGCGCCGGCCGATCCTGCTGACCGCCGCGGCGGCGAGCCTGGGGATGATCCCGATTGCCCGGGAAGTGTTCTGGGGGCCGATGGCCTACGCCATGATCGGCGGCATCATCGTCGCCACCTTGCTGACCCTGCTGTTCCTCCCGGCGCTGTACGTGGCCTGGTACAAGATCAAGGAACCGAGCCAAGACACCCCCCGCCCCACAGCCATGTAG
- a CDS encoding class I SAM-dependent methyltransferase: MKLAPDDLDTITATTLGHYQQVAEDFREGTRDHDVSQNIDALLRHIQGPAPFTVLDFGCGPGRDLQTFTRLGHVAIGLDGCERFAQMARDDSGCEVWQQDFLKLDLPAEHFDGIFANAVLFHIPRQELPRVLKQLHASLKDGGVLFSSNPRGDNQEGWNGPRYGAYHDLAAWQALLTEAGFVELEHYYRPAGLPREQQPWLASVWRKA, from the coding sequence ATGAAACTTGCTCCAGACGACCTAGACACCATCACCGCCACCACCCTCGGCCACTACCAGCAGGTGGCCGAAGACTTTCGTGAAGGCACCCGCGACCACGACGTCAGCCAGAACATCGACGCGCTGCTGCGGCATATCCAGGGCCCGGCGCCCTTCACCGTGCTGGATTTTGGCTGCGGTCCGGGGCGCGATCTGCAGACCTTCACTCGCCTGGGCCATGTCGCCATCGGCCTCGACGGTTGCGAGCGCTTCGCCCAGATGGCCCGGGACGACAGCGGCTGCGAGGTCTGGCAGCAGGACTTTCTCAAGCTTGACCTGCCCGCGGAGCACTTCGACGGCATCTTCGCCAACGCAGTGCTGTTTCACATTCCCCGCCAGGAACTGCCGCGGGTGCTCAAGCAACTGCATGCCAGCCTCAAGGACGGTGGCGTGCTGTTCAGCTCCAACCCGCGCGGCGACAACCAGGAAGGCTGGAACGGCCCGCGCTATGGCGCCTACCACGACCTCGCGGCCTGGCAGGCGCTGCTGACCGAGGCAGGCTTTGTCGAGCTGGAGCATTACTACCGCCCCGCCGGCCTGCCCCGGGAACAGCAACCCTGGCTGGCCAGCGTCTGGCGCAAGGCCTGA
- a CDS encoding methionine ABC transporter permease produces MWFDRLVQGVLDTLLMVGVSSLIALLAGIPLAVILVTSGKGGIYEAPHLNRALGAFVNLFRSIPFLILMVALIPFTRLIVGTTYGVWAAVVPLTIAATPFFARIAEVSLREVDHGLIEAAQAMGCRRWHIVWHVLLPEALPGIVGGFTITLVTMINSSAMAGAIGAGGLGDIAYRYGYQRFDSQIMLTVIVLLVILVAAIQLGGDRLARVLNKR; encoded by the coding sequence ATGTGGTTTGATCGCTTGGTGCAGGGCGTCCTCGACACCCTGCTGATGGTCGGCGTGTCCTCGCTGATCGCCCTGCTGGCGGGGATTCCCCTGGCGGTGATCCTGGTCACCAGCGGCAAGGGCGGGATCTACGAGGCGCCGCACCTGAACCGGGCCCTGGGGGCTTTCGTGAACCTGTTCCGCTCGATTCCGTTCCTGATCCTGATGGTGGCGCTGATCCCCTTTACCCGGCTGATCGTCGGCACCACCTACGGTGTGTGGGCGGCGGTGGTGCCGCTGACCATCGCCGCCACACCGTTCTTTGCGCGCATCGCCGAAGTGAGCCTGCGGGAAGTCGATCACGGCCTGATCGAAGCGGCCCAGGCCATGGGCTGCCGACGCTGGCACATCGTCTGGCACGTGCTGCTGCCGGAAGCGCTGCCGGGCATCGTCGGCGGCTTCACCATCACCCTGGTGACCATGATCAACTCCTCGGCCATGGCCGGGGCGATTGGCGCGGGCGGGCTGGGGGACATTGCCTACCGCTACGGTTACCAGCGTTTCGACAGCCAGATCATGCTCACGGTGATCGTGCTGCTGGTGATCCTGGTGGCGGCGATCCAGCTGGGCGGTGACCGACTGGCGCGGGTGCTGAACAAGCGCTAG
- a CDS encoding methionine ABC transporter ATP-binding protein, which yields MSVATLQRKLPEPAPKSAEQTELHPELNRAQVRFIGLGKTYQGQQGPVQALHGIDLSIQRGEVFGIIGRSGAGKSSLIRTINRLEQPSSGRVLIDQVDIGDFDEDRLVALRRRIGMIFQHFNLMSAKTVWHNVELPLKVAGVPKAERQRKVRELLELVGLKDKHQAYPAQLSGGQKQRVGIARALVHDPEILLCDEATSALDPETTQSILALLKEINQRLGLTIILITHEMAVIREICDRVVVLEHGRIVEQGPVWEVFGHPQHEVSKTLLAPLQHGLPPELQSRLRSHAQSSEAAVVLSLRFTGSQTEEPDLAALFGALGGRVRLLQGGVERIQGHALGHLLLAVQGSSLGAAELRQRAGQWAQQVEVLGYVV from the coding sequence ATGAGTGTCGCGACGCTGCAGCGCAAGCTGCCGGAACCTGCGCCAAAGAGCGCCGAGCAGACCGAGCTGCACCCCGAGCTGAACCGCGCCCAGGTGCGCTTCATCGGCCTGGGCAAGACCTACCAGGGCCAGCAGGGCCCGGTGCAGGCCCTGCACGGCATCGACCTTTCGATCCAGCGCGGCGAAGTGTTCGGCATCATCGGCCGCAGCGGCGCCGGCAAGTCGTCGCTGATCCGCACCATCAACCGCCTGGAGCAACCCAGCAGCGGCCGGGTACTGATCGACCAGGTGGACATCGGCGACTTCGACGAAGACCGCCTGGTGGCCCTGCGCCGACGCATCGGCATGATCTTCCAGCACTTCAACCTGATGTCGGCCAAGACCGTGTGGCACAACGTCGAGCTGCCGCTGAAGGTGGCCGGGGTGCCCAAGGCCGAGCGCCAGCGCAAGGTCCGCGAACTGCTGGAACTGGTGGGCCTCAAGGACAAGCACCAGGCCTACCCGGCGCAACTGTCCGGCGGCCAGAAGCAGCGGGTGGGCATCGCCCGGGCCCTGGTCCACGATCCCGAGATCCTGCTGTGCGACGAAGCCACCTCGGCCCTGGACCCGGAAACCACCCAGTCGATCCTCGCCCTGCTCAAAGAGATCAACCAGCGCCTGGGCCTGACCATCATCCTCATCACCCACGAGATGGCGGTGATCCGCGAGATCTGCGACCGGGTGGTGGTGCTGGAGCACGGGCGCATCGTCGAACAGGGGCCGGTCTGGGAAGTCTTCGGCCACCCGCAACACGAGGTCAGCAAGACCCTGCTGGCGCCCCTGCAGCACGGCCTGCCGCCCGAGCTGCAAAGCCGTTTGCGCAGTCATGCGCAATCGTCCGAGGCCGCCGTGGTGCTGAGCCTGCGCTTTACCGGCAGCCAGACAGAGGAGCCGGACCTGGCGGCGCTGTTCGGCGCCCTGGGCGGCCGCGTGCGCCTGCTGCAAGGTGGCGTCGAACGCATCCAGGGCCACGCCCTGGGGCACCTGCTGCTGGCCGTCCAGGGCTCGTCCCTGGGGGCGGCGGAACTGCGTCAACGTGCCGGGCAATGGGCACAGCAAGTGGAGGTACTGGGCTATGTGGTTTGA
- a CDS encoding MetQ/NlpA family ABC transporter substrate-binding protein: MKTKLLRHPVKALALALGLFSSAVFAADAPLKVGTTAAFAIPLEAAVEEAGKQGLKVQLVEFTDWIAPNVSLAAGDIDVNYFQHIPFLENAKAAAGFDLVPFAPGIINNVGLYSKKYTSFAELPEGASVAIANDPINSGRGLQLLAKAGLITLKPGVGYKATEDDIVSNPKKIKILQVEAVQLVRAYDDADLVQGYPAYIRLAKTFDAGSALLFDGLDHKEYVIQFVIQPKSKNDPRLIKFVDIYQHSPAVRAALDKAHGKLYQAGWEG; the protein is encoded by the coding sequence ATGAAAACCAAGCTCCTGCGCCACCCGGTCAAAGCCCTGGCCCTCGCCCTCGGCCTATTCAGCAGCGCCGTGTTCGCCGCCGACGCACCGCTCAAGGTCGGCACCACCGCCGCCTTCGCCATTCCCCTGGAGGCCGCCGTGGAAGAGGCCGGCAAGCAGGGCCTGAAGGTGCAGCTGGTGGAGTTCACCGACTGGATCGCGCCCAACGTCAGCCTGGCCGCCGGCGACATCGACGTGAACTACTTCCAGCACATCCCCTTCCTGGAAAACGCCAAGGCCGCCGCCGGTTTCGATCTGGTGCCCTTCGCCCCGGGCATCATCAACAACGTCGGCCTGTACTCGAAGAAATACACAAGCTTCGCCGAGCTGCCCGAAGGCGCCAGCGTGGCCATCGCCAACGACCCGATCAACAGCGGACGCGGCCTGCAACTGCTGGCCAAGGCCGGGCTGATCACCCTCAAGCCGGGCGTGGGCTACAAGGCCACCGAAGACGACATCGTCAGCAACCCGAAGAAGATCAAGATCCTCCAGGTCGAAGCCGTGCAACTGGTGCGCGCCTATGACGACGCCGACCTGGTCCAGGGCTACCCGGCCTACATCCGTCTGGCCAAGACCTTCGACGCCGGCTCGGCGCTGCTGTTCGACGGCCTGGACCACAAGGAATACGTGATCCAGTTCGTGATCCAGCCCAAGAGCAAGAACGACCCGCGGCTGATCAAGTTCGTCGATATCTACCAGCACTCGCCTGCCGTTCGCGCCGCCCTGGATAAAGCCCACGGCAAGCTCTACCAAGCCGGCTGGGAAGGTTGA
- a CDS encoding LLM class flavin-dependent oxidoreductase: MAAAETAKKKILLNAFNMNCVGHINHGLWTHPRDNSTQYKTLEYWTELAQLLERGLFDGLFIADIVGVYDVYQNSVDVTLKESIQLPVNDPLLLVSAMAAVTKNLGFGLTANLTYEAPYLFARRLSTLDHLSRGRVGWNIVTGYLDSAAQAMGLKQQIEHDRRYDQADEYLEVLYKLWEGSWEDDAVLDDREQRVYAQPDKVHKVEHQGEFYQVSGYHLCEPSPQRTPVLFQAGSSDRGLLFAGRHAECVFISGQNKAATRAQVDKVRASAVAAGRNPEDIKVFMGLNVIVGQTEELAWQKHAEYRRYASAEAGVAHFSASTAIDFSQYEIDEPIQYVKSNAIQSATKHLQNNDWTRRKLLEQHALGGRYFTVVGSPQQVADELESWIAETGLDGFNLTRIVTPESYVDFIDLVIPELQRRGSYKTAYDEGTLREKLFHEGRKLPERHTGAAYRR; the protein is encoded by the coding sequence ATGGCCGCTGCCGAAACCGCCAAGAAGAAGATCCTGCTCAACGCCTTCAACATGAACTGCGTCGGGCACATCAACCACGGTCTGTGGACCCACCCGCGGGACAACTCGACCCAGTACAAGACCCTCGAGTACTGGACCGAACTGGCCCAGCTGCTGGAGCGCGGGCTGTTCGACGGGCTGTTCATCGCCGACATCGTCGGGGTCTACGACGTCTACCAGAACTCGGTGGACGTGACCCTCAAGGAGTCGATCCAGCTGCCGGTCAACGACCCGCTGCTGCTGGTTTCGGCCATGGCGGCAGTGACCAAGAACCTGGGCTTCGGCCTCACCGCCAACCTCACCTACGAGGCGCCCTACCTGTTCGCCCGGCGCCTTTCCACCCTCGACCACCTGAGCCGTGGCCGGGTCGGCTGGAACATCGTCACCGGCTACCTGGACAGCGCCGCCCAGGCCATGGGCCTGAAGCAGCAGATCGAGCACGACCGTCGCTACGACCAGGCCGATGAGTACCTGGAGGTGCTGTACAAGCTCTGGGAAGGCAGCTGGGAAGACGACGCGGTGCTTGATGACCGCGAGCAGCGCGTCTATGCCCAGCCGGACAAGGTGCACAAGGTCGAGCACCAGGGCGAGTTCTATCAGGTCAGCGGTTATCACCTGTGCGAGCCGTCACCGCAGCGCACCCCGGTGCTGTTCCAGGCCGGCAGCTCGGATCGCGGCCTGCTGTTCGCCGGGCGCCACGCCGAGTGCGTGTTCATCAGTGGGCAGAACAAGGCGGCGACCAGGGCCCAGGTGGACAAGGTCCGCGCCAGCGCCGTGGCCGCCGGGCGCAATCCCGAGGACATCAAGGTGTTCATGGGCCTCAACGTGATCGTTGGCCAGACCGAGGAACTGGCCTGGCAGAAGCACGCCGAGTACCGCCGCTACGCCAGCGCCGAGGCCGGGGTGGCGCATTTTTCCGCGTCCACCGCGATCGACTTTTCCCAATACGAGATCGACGAACCTATCCAGTACGTGAAGAGCAACGCCATCCAGTCGGCCACCAAGCACCTGCAGAACAACGACTGGACCCGGCGCAAGCTGCTGGAGCAGCACGCCCTGGGCGGCCGCTACTTCACCGTGGTCGGCTCGCCGCAGCAGGTGGCCGACGAACTGGAATCCTGGATCGCCGAAACCGGCCTGGACGGCTTCAACCTGACCCGCATCGTCACCCCGGAAAGCTACGTCGACTTCATCGATCTGGTGATCCCCGAACTGCAACGACGCGGCTCCTACAAGACCGCCTACGACGAGGGCACCCTGCGGGAAAAACTGTTTCACGAAGGCCGCAAACTACCCGAACGACACACCGGCGCGGCCTACCGCCGCTGA
- a CDS encoding SfnB family sulfur acquisition oxidoreductase, protein MSLAQHVAVITSDEQALIVASDLAEDFKRDSALRDRERRLPHPELEAFSRSGLWGISVPKEYGGAGVSNVTLAKVIALIAEADASLGQIPQNHFYALEVLRVNGSEPQKQRLYAEVLAGRRFGNALAELGTKTAHDRTTRLSRDSSGQGYRIDGRKFYATGAIYAQRIPTSVVDEQGVQQLAFVPADAQGLSVIDDWSGFGQRTTGSGSVLFENVAVDEADVVPFQSAFERPTPVGPLAQILHAAIDTGIARAAYEDALRFVRTKTRPWIDSGTDKATDDPLTLKSFGQLSIRLHATEALLERAGEFLDRAQAETNADTVAAASIAVAEVRALSTEISLAAGSTLFELAGSQATLAEHGLDRHWRNARVHTLHDPVRWKYHAVGNYYLNQQNPPLRGTI, encoded by the coding sequence ATGTCTCTTGCTCAACACGTCGCGGTCATCACCAGCGACGAACAAGCCCTGATTGTCGCCAGCGACCTGGCGGAAGACTTCAAGCGCGACAGTGCCCTGCGCGACCGTGAACGGCGCCTGCCCCATCCCGAGCTGGAAGCCTTCAGCCGCTCCGGCCTGTGGGGCATCAGCGTGCCCAAGGAATACGGCGGCGCCGGAGTGTCCAACGTCACCCTGGCCAAGGTCATCGCCCTGATCGCCGAGGCCGACGCCTCCCTGGGGCAGATCCCGCAGAACCATTTTTACGCCCTGGAAGTGCTGCGGGTGAACGGCAGCGAGCCGCAGAAACAACGGCTGTACGCCGAGGTCCTGGCCGGCCGCCGCTTCGGCAACGCCCTGGCCGAGCTGGGCACCAAGACCGCCCATGACCGCACCACCCGCCTGAGCCGCGACAGCAGCGGCCAGGGCTACCGCATCGACGGGCGCAAGTTCTACGCCACTGGCGCCATCTACGCCCAGCGCATTCCCACCTCGGTGGTGGATGAGCAAGGCGTGCAACAACTGGCCTTCGTCCCCGCCGACGCCCAGGGCCTGAGCGTGATCGACGACTGGAGCGGCTTCGGCCAGCGCACCACCGGCAGCGGCTCGGTGCTGTTTGAAAACGTTGCGGTGGACGAGGCCGACGTGGTGCCGTTCCAGAGCGCCTTCGAACGCCCGACCCCGGTCGGTCCCCTGGCACAGATCCTCCACGCCGCCATCGACACCGGCATCGCCCGCGCCGCCTACGAAGACGCCCTGCGCTTCGTGCGCACCAAGACCCGGCCGTGGATCGACTCCGGCACCGACAAGGCCACCGACGACCCGCTGACCCTCAAGAGCTTCGGCCAGCTGAGCATCCGCCTGCACGCCACCGAAGCCCTGCTGGAGCGCGCCGGGGAATTCCTCGACCGGGCCCAGGCCGAGACCAACGCCGACACCGTGGCCGCCGCCTCCATCGCCGTGGCCGAGGTCCGCGCCCTGAGCACGGAAATCTCCCTGGCCGCCGGCAGCACCCTGTTCGAACTGGCGGGCAGCCAGGCGACCCTGGCCGAGCACGGCCTGGACCGCCACTGGCGCAACGCCCGGGTGCACACCCTGCACGACCCGGTGCGCTGGAAGTACCACGCGGTGGGCAACTACTACCTCAACCAGCAGAACCCGCCACTGCGGGGGACCATTTGA
- a CDS encoding SfnB family sulfur acquisition oxidoreductase: MSSLIEAQVQSDLDIAPLLLPARVLRNDAEALQAAHELADAARQQAAQRDRQRKLPWAQIEQFTRSGLGSIAVPRAYGGPQVSFVTLAEVFAIISAADPALGQIPQNQFGLLGLILGCGSERQKKQLLQSVLEGWRIGNAGPERGTKNTLELKARITRDGDGHVINGQKFYSTGALFAHWVAVKALNEEGRQVLAFVRRGTPGLRIVDDWSGFGQRTTASGTILLNDVRVESELVLDNWRINESPNIQGAVSQLIQAAIDAGIAREAVADAIRFVRERARPWIDANVERASDDLYVIADIGKLQIELHAAEALLRKAGQVLDQVSAAPITAESAARASIAVAEAKVLTTEISLLASEKLFELAGSRATLAEFNLDRHWRNARVHTLHDPVRWKYHAVGAYHLNGTLPARHSWI, from the coding sequence ATGTCCAGTCTGATCGAAGCCCAGGTCCAGAGTGACCTGGATATTGCTCCCCTTTTGCTGCCCGCTCGGGTACTGCGCAACGACGCCGAAGCCCTGCAAGCCGCCCATGAACTGGCCGACGCGGCCCGCCAGCAGGCCGCTCAACGCGACCGCCAGCGCAAGCTGCCCTGGGCGCAGATCGAACAATTCACCCGCAGCGGCCTGGGCAGCATTGCCGTGCCCCGCGCCTACGGCGGGCCACAGGTGTCGTTCGTCACCCTGGCCGAGGTCTTCGCGATCATTTCCGCGGCCGACCCGGCCCTGGGGCAGATCCCGCAGAACCAGTTCGGCCTCCTCGGCCTGATCCTCGGCTGCGGCAGCGAGCGGCAGAAGAAACAGCTGCTGCAAAGCGTCCTGGAAGGCTGGCGCATCGGCAATGCCGGCCCGGAACGCGGCACCAAGAACACCCTGGAACTCAAGGCGCGGATCACCAGGGATGGCGACGGCCATGTGATCAACGGCCAGAAGTTCTACTCCACCGGCGCCCTGTTCGCCCACTGGGTGGCGGTCAAGGCGCTGAACGAGGAAGGTCGTCAGGTGCTGGCCTTCGTCCGCCGTGGCACCCCAGGCTTGCGCATCGTCGACGACTGGTCGGGCTTCGGCCAGCGCACCACCGCCAGCGGCACCATCCTGCTCAACGATGTGCGGGTCGAGTCCGAGCTGGTGCTGGACAACTGGCGGATCAACGAGTCGCCGAATATCCAGGGCGCGGTGTCGCAACTGATCCAGGCCGCCATCGATGCCGGCATCGCCCGGGAAGCCGTGGCCGACGCTATCCGCTTCGTGCGTGAACGGGCCCGCCCGTGGATCGACGCCAACGTCGAGCGCGCCAGCGACGACCTGTATGTGATCGCCGACATCGGCAAGCTGCAGATCGAACTGCACGCCGCCGAGGCCCTGCTGCGCAAGGCCGGGCAAGTGCTGGACCAGGTCAGCGCGGCGCCGATCACCGCCGAGTCCGCCGCCCGCGCCTCCATCGCCGTGGCCGAAGCCAAGGTACTGACCACCGAGATCTCGCTGCTGGCCAGCGAAAAGCTTTTCGAGCTGGCCGGCAGCCGCGCCACCCTCGCCGAATTCAACCTCGACCGCCACTGGCGCAATGCCCGGGTGCACACCCTGCACGACCCGGTGCGCTGGAAGTACCACGCCGTCGGCGCCTACCACCTGAACGGCACGCTGCCGGCCCGGCATTCCTGGATTTAA
- a CDS encoding DUF2750 domain-containing protein: MLAPQKIHNLLRLSPQARCDYLIRKVTDFQVIWGLFADGWATAGSAQASAIAFWPEAEFAAWCAHGPWHGFEPKPIELGHFLSHWLPGMQRDARLCLVFADADGQGLLLPPESLLQSLTHELDQYQ; this comes from the coding sequence ATGCTGGCGCCGCAGAAAATCCATAACCTGCTCCGGCTCTCGCCCCAGGCGCGGTGTGACTACCTGATTCGCAAGGTGACGGATTTCCAGGTCATCTGGGGGCTGTTCGCTGACGGCTGGGCCACCGCCGGCTCCGCCCAGGCCAGCGCCATCGCCTTCTGGCCAGAGGCGGAGTTCGCCGCCTGGTGCGCCCACGGCCCATGGCACGGCTTTGAACCCAAGCCCATTGAGCTGGGCCATTTCCTCTCCCACTGGCTGCCTGGCATGCAGCGCGACGCCAGGCTCTGCCTGGTGTTTGCGGATGCGGACGGACAAGGCCTGTTGCTGCCCCCCGAGTCACTGCTGCAATCGCTCACCCACGAGCTGGATCAGTACCAGTAA